Proteins encoded by one window of Anopheles maculipalpis chromosome 2RL, idAnoMacuDA_375_x, whole genome shotgun sequence:
- the LOC126567331 gene encoding putative inorganic phosphate cotransporter has protein sequence MIVTTTVLKGTFPKRMIVTIMIFVACTASFMLRVHMSINLLAMIQPTATAPSNNSITGLNDTNSVSSTPNATANVTFDDNLIVPAPVVPDYGPRYDWNQNTQSHILGAYFYGYLLTSLPAGPLAERYGPQRLIGYSFLLCAIVTALFPLFAAINVWTVIAGRLLIGLLSGCVYPTLHNLISRWIPPNEKSKAVACIAGGSTFGTVITWPVAGLLTEHFGWMYAFYVPAALSALIGGIWLWLIADSPSEHKTITKEERDLIEASFGNTVSKTKAKPPLLEVVTSVPFIALILSHYSSFWGLNFFVTQAPKFINEVLGFNLTNAGFLSSLPYLARMFSGFFFGYIGDWLRRREFMTVTALRKSFIVFSHFLPGAFLIALPFIAQDPIVTVSCIVACLGFNGASTITNLVNAQDLAPNFAATLYGMMNFLATTAGFLAPMTVAFFTKEKNTMEEWKYVFLLTAGFYIVSGIAFVIFGSGKVQKWNEIKEKATVEAVEPEDQSVKL, from the exons ATGATAGTTACAACAACCGTATTGAAGG GAACTTTCCCCAAACGAATGATCGTTACGATTATGATATTCGTTGCATGCACAGCGTCGTTCATGCTGCGTGTACATATGTCGATCAATCTCTTGGCAATGATACAACCAACTGCTACCGCACCATCAAACAACAGTATCACCGGGCTGAACGACACGAACTCGGTCTCCTCAACGCCCAACGCAACAGCAAATGTGACATTCGATGATAATCTAATCGTTCCTGCACCGGTTGTACCTGACTATGGGCCACGCTACGACTGGAACCAAAACACCCAGAGCCACATCCTGGGAGCTTACTTCTACGGCTATCTACTGACGTCACTTCCGGCTGGTCCACTGGCAGAACGATACGGTCCACAGCGATTGATCGGCTACTCGTTTCTGCTCTGCGCAATCGTCACCGCTCTTTTCCCACTGTTTGCCGCTATCAATGTTTGGACTGTCATTGCTGGTCGCCTTCTAATCGGTTTGCTAAGCGGATGTGTGTATCCTACGCTGCATAATCTAATTTCGCGCTGGATTCCTCCGAACGAGAAAAGTAAAGCCGTCGCCTGTATTGCCGGTGGCAGTACATTCGGAACAGTGATTACATGGCCTGTTGCAGGCCTTCTAACGGAACACTTCGGTTGGATGTACGCATTTTATGTTCCAGCCGCACTCTCCGCTCTGATCGGCGGTATATGGTTATGGTTAATCGCCGATTCTCCGAGTGAACATAAAACAATTACAAAGGAAGAACGTGATCTCATAGAGGCATCCTTTGGAAACACAGTCTCGAAAACGAAGGCGAAACCTCCACTGCTGGAAGTTGTTACGTCTGTCCCATTCATTGCCCTCATCCTATCTCATTACAGCAGCTTTTGGGGGTTAAACTTTTTCGTCACACAAGCCCCCAAATTCATTAACGAAGTGCTTGGCTTTAACTTAACCAACGCCGGTTTCCTCTCCAGTTTGCCCTATTTGGCACGCATGTTTTCAGGATTCTTCTTCGGATACATCGGAGATTGGTTACGGCGAAGGGAATTCATGACCGTTACTGCTTTGCGCAAATCGTTCATCGTGTTCT CACATTTCTTACCAGGCGCATTTCTGATTGCACTTCCCTTTATCGCGCAGGATCCAATCGTTACCGTTTCATGCATAGTGGCGTGTCTCGGGTTTAACGGAGCATCGACTATTACCAATCTGGTAAATGCGCAAGATTTGGCCCCAAACTTTGCGGCCACTTTGTACGGAATGATGAACTTTCTGGCAACAACGGCCGGTTTTCTAGCACCCATGACAGTAGCTTTCTTTACCAAGGAAAAG AATACAATGGAAGAATGGAAATATGTGTTTCTGCTGACTGCCGGCTTCTACATTGTGTCCGGGATcgcgtttgttatttttggttCCGGAAAAGTACAGAAATGGAACGAAATCAAAGAGAAAGCAACGGTAGAGGCTGTAGAACCCGAGGACCAGAGTGTAaagttataa
- the LOC126558589 gene encoding arginyl-tRNA--protein transferase 1 yields the protein MAFSVVEYYGENSSYRCGYCKQPNSCYSYGMWAHKLKCEDYQDLIDRGWRRSGCYCYKPMMDVTCCPQYTIKCDALNFRLNKSHKKILKRVHKFLRDGKREPTEKNSLGSNDEATADDSGGHEHMEVPSIQPHPVDQHVKELMEQDHPENQPPDAVEGGESSGLNVSHFAQGSMSASTHSTDSNLPNQPKKAKLMRIERKREKLQKKGLSGEEIEKMMKPNNGNKTQEKSLEDFLAECPQENASPAHRLKVKCVPASEGATVTTFNLYSLYQQSIHKDPASKLNMDRFKRFLVKSPLTIVTLLTSGAKFRESLHVSYALYQKYQTAIHKDPPGAIEEYLDFLVKSPLKGSQGFGSFHQQYWLDDRLIAVGVIDVLPNCVSSVYFFYDPEFKFLSLGTYSSLREVAFTRSLNRKIPSIKSYYMGFYIHSCPKMRYKSNLQPSYLLCPETYTWHSLGTIMIAKLDAHKYSRLNDDAEAQDINKPTEQDVSDVLLLVGRSYITYAEYLTMADKEVPVVSEYARLVGKHCAKRMMLYRV from the exons ATGGCATTCTCGGTAGTAGAATACTACGGGGAGAACTCGTCGTATCGATGCGGATATTGTAAGCAGCCGAACTCATGCTATTCGTACG GAATGTGGGCTCACAAGCTAAAGTGCGAGGATTATCAAGACCTGATCGATCGTGGATGGCGACGTTCTGGTTGTTACTGCTACAAGCCTATGATGGACGTTACCTGCTGTCCGCAGTACACCATAAAGTGTGATGCGTTAAACTTTAGGCTGAACAAATCTCACAAAAAGATTCTAAAGCGTGTACACAAGTTTCTGCGTGATGGCAAACGGGAACCGACCGAAAAGAATAGTCTTGGAAGCAACGATGAAGCCACTGCCGACGACAGCGGTGGTCACGAGCATATGGAAGTACCCTCCATACAACCGCATCCTGTAGATCAGCATGTAAAGGAACTGATGGAGCAAGACCACCCTGAGAATCAGCCACCTGATGCTGTTGAAGGCGGCGAATCTAGTGGTTTGAATGTGTCCCATTTCGCCCAAGGCAGCATGAGTGCTTCAACACACTCAACCGATTCAAATCTGCCCAATCAACCAAAGAAAGCCAAACTGATGCGCATTGAAAGGAAGCGGgaaaaattacagaaaaaagGACTGTCCGGCGAAGAGATCGAAAAGATGATGAAACCCAACAACGGTAACAAAACACAGGAAAAATCGTTGGAAGACTTTCTTGCTGAATGTCCGCAAGAAAATGCGTCACCAGCGCATCGTTTGAAG GTAAAATGTGTACCTGCTAGTGAAGGTGCCACTGTCACCACATTCAATCTGTACAGCTTATACCAACAAAGCATTCACAAAGATCCAGCATCAAAGCTAAACATGGACCGCTTCAAGCGATTCCTCGTGAAGTCTCCTCTTACG ATCGTGACGCTTCTCACTTCTGGAGCAAAGTTTAGAGAAAGTTTGCATGTTTCATACGCTCTGTATCAAAAGTATCAGACGGCCATTCACAAAGATCCGCCCGGTGCGATAGAAGAATATCTGGACTTTTTGGTGAAATCGCCCTTAAAG GGCTCCCAAGGATTCGGAAGCTTTCATCAACAGTATTGGTTGGACGATCGTCTGATAGCCGTGGGTGTGATCGATGTGCTGCCAAACTGTGTCAGCTCAGTTTACTTTTTCTACGATCCGGAATTCAAGTTTCTGTCGCTTGGCACTTACAGTTCGCTACG AGAGGTAGCCTTCACACGTTCGCTGAACAGAAAAATTCCTAGTATTAAAAGTTACTACATGGGATTTTACATTCACTCTTGCCCTAAGATGCGTTACAAAAGTAACCTTCAGCCATCGTATTTGCTTTGCCCGGAAACGTATACTTGGCATTCACTTGGCACAATCATGATAGCAAAACTTGATGCACACAAGTACAGCCGACTTAACGATGATGCCGAGGCGCAGGATATAAACAAACCGACCGAGCAGGATGTGAGTGacgtgctgctgcttgtgGGTAGATCCTACATTACGTACGCTGAGTATTTG ACTATGGCCGACAAGGAAGTACCGGTGGTGTCAGAATACGCTCGGTTGGTAGGCAAACACTGTGCAAAAAGAATGATGCTATACCGAGTGTAG
- the LOC126559318 gene encoding 40S ribosomal protein S18, whose amino-acid sequence MSLVIPEKFQHILRVLSTNIDGKRTVPTALTAIKGVGRRYAHVVLKKADVDPFKRAGECSDEEVEKIITIISNPRQYKIPDWFLNRQKDIVDGKFMQLTSSNIDSKLREDLERLKRIHAHRGMRHYWGLRVRGQHTKTTGRRGRTVGVSKKK is encoded by the exons ATG TCGCTCGTGATTCCAGAGAAATTCCAGCACATTCTCCGTGTGCTCAGCACCAACATCGATGGTAAGCGTACGGTACCGACCGCACTGACTGCCATCAAGGGTGTCGGTCGTCGTTATGCCCACGTCGTCCTGAAGAAGGCTGACGTCGATCCGTTCAAGCGTGCCGGCGAGTGTTCGGATGAGGAGGTAGAGAAGATTATCACCATCATCTCGAACCCTCGGCAGTACAAAATCCCTGACTGGTTCCTGAACAGACAGAAGGATATCGTCGACGGTAAATTCATGCAGCTGACGTCGTCCAACATCGACTCGAAGCTCCGTGAGGATTTGGAGCGGCTGAAGCGTATCCATGCTCATCGTGGTATGCGTCACTACTGGGGTCTGCGTGTCCGTGGTCAGCACACCAAGACTACCGGTCGTCGTGGTCGTACTGTCGGTGTGTCGAAGAAGAAGTAA